CTGCACACGCAGCCAGTCGGGCTTCTCCAGGTGATGGCGGCGGACGCTGCGGACGCGGCCCACGTCAGCGCTCGCTCAGCGTGAAGGGGCCCTCGGCCACGAAATGGCCGTCCTCGTACCCCACCTGGCAGCACTCCACGTCCACGTCGTGCTCGAAGACGAGCAGGAAGTTCTCCTCCAGGGCGCGGCTGAGGTGCTGCTTCTTCTCCTCCAGGGTGAGCAGCGGGTTGAGGTCGAAGCCCATGATCCAGGGCACCCGCAGCTGGCTTGCCAGAGGCAGCAGGTCCGCCACGTAGGCCACCACGCCCTC
This is a stretch of genomic DNA from bacterium. It encodes these proteins:
- a CDS encoding MBL fold metallo-hydrolase, with the translated sequence LVPVFPKAEHWVQEKHWRWAHQPSERDRASFRPDDFHLLEEAGLLRLVSGREEILPGVMVQPVHGHTPGQQVVEFHTGEGVVAYVADLLPLASQLRVPWIMGFDLNPLLTLEEKKQHLSRALEENFLLVFEHDVDVECCQVGYEDGHFVAEGPFTLSER